Within the Phoenix dactylifera cultivar Barhee BC4 unplaced genomic scaffold, palm_55x_up_171113_PBpolish2nd_filt_p 000529F, whole genome shotgun sequence genome, the region cgCAAGGATGGTGTCCAGCAATGAGGTCCTTCTTGCCAGGTATAATAAGAGGGCGACCGAGGTAGGCGAAGCTCGCCCCATGCCTAAGAAGAAGCTTAGGCTGGCCTCGACCTCTGCTCCGGTGGAGGTTGAAGATCTTGAGGCCGGAGGCCCCCCAGCTGGTTCGGAAGAACAACCAGAAGAAGGTAGAGGAGCCTAGATTGGAAGAGGCTCCTCCTGCCGAGCGCGCAACTCCTGCCGAGCGCGCGACCCCCTCCGAGGCCGTAGAGGAACCATCAGCCTGTGCTTGCCCGTCCGCGGGCTTTTTCGAAGTCCGCAGGGTCATTCGTCTGCGGCGCTCAGGACCCGAGCCGGGTAGCGGCCTCGGGGTTCCGAGCTCTTCCCACGCTCCTTTCCCGAGCTCTTCGAGACCCGACCTCCCgagctcttcaagggttgaAGATCGCCCTGAGAGGAGGCCCTACTGCCCTGAGTGGTCGATCTGTAAGGACGACTTGGCCCTCCATAACGCCGAAGTCGCCCGTGAGGTCATCCACTGCGCACTGCTTCCAGCTGACTGAGCCGAGCTCAAAGCTGGTGGGGTCAGCAAGTTTGTTGATCAGGCCTACTGTTCCGCCGTCTGAGTAAGTTTTTCTCATACTTTCACTTTCATATCCTTCCAAGTTTTTAATGTCGGCTAACTTTTACTCCTCATTTCAACACCTCCATGAAATTGACGTGTTAGTCTCTGCGGTGGCTGACTACCAGAGCCAGTTCCGGAGGAGCCAGAGAGGACGGGAGGTCGCGGAGAAGAAGCTTGTCGGGGGTGAGGCCAGGTGGAAGGAGTCCACCACGAGGGCGGAGGCCCTCGAGTCCGAGCTCAAACTCAAGGCCGAGTGCctcgaggaggaggaagcttcaCACACCCTCACCAGGTCGACTCTCTATGCTGCCGAGGCGCGCCTAGCCGACGCCCAGTCTGAGCTCGCTGGGCAAAAATACGAGGTGGGGATCCTTCGCCTGAAgatcgagcagctcgaggctCGAGAGAAGGCGGTGGAGGACGCTCGGAACGCGATGCAAATCTTCCGCGAGTCGGCCGAGTACCGAGAggagctcgaggaggaggcGGTCGACAGGCTCATTCGCAGCTTCGAGGACTTTCGGGCCCAAGTGCTGAGGCTCTGCCCCAAGCTCGACTTCAGCAACCTTCGGCCTCGTCTGTTCGGGGCCGCTGAGGACGATGCAGATGAGGCTGAGGAGGATGACAACGCTCCTGAGAGTCCTACCCCTGTAACTGTTGAGGCCGAGACCGAGGCGGCTCCTGAGGTTGAAGCCAAGATGGCTCCGGAGGTCACCCGCAAGATTCCATTTGAGGTGGTGCCAGAGTGTGCCCCCGAAGTAGCTCCCGAGGCTCCTCCAGCAGGCGACGGGGTTGGCGCCGAGGCCTCCACTTCAGGGGCGACCTGAAGTTTTGctgctttctcttttctttttcctttgttgTTGTTTGTAAAGGAGGTCGGCCGCTAGATCCATTGTTCGGCTAAGCGGGCCGACTTCAGAGTCAGTGTCTTTGTATTTGGCCTTAGGGCTCTTCATCAATAAAGAACtcattttcttcaattctcttgTATATCTTTGAACTTATCTCTTGTGTTTTTGGCGAATCCTCTGTCTTCGATTGTTTGGGCAGGATTTCGCGCGTCTTCTGCTTTTGAATGTGATTCCGACGTTTTTTGAAGAATTTCACTAAGTCTTCAGGCTCGGATCTAGTCGTAGTGTGGGTCGAGGTCGGGCTGCTATTCGGCCATTGGAACTTAAGTGCCCTTCGACCCGTAGTATCTGCCTTAGGCATCCCGAATTGTAGTCGGATCTCCGTTCAGTAgtgcccgaggtcgagggagacttggctcgcggtcAACGCAGCGGGTCGTCCCAAGCTTGGTCGGGATGTCATTAGGTTGTGCCCGAGGTCGGGGAagacttggctcgcggtcgacgcaTCGGTGCGTCCCGAGCTTGGTCAGGACGTCATTAGGTCGTACCCGAGatcgagggagacttggctcgcggtcgacgcagCGGAGCGTCCCAAGCTTGGTCGAAACGTCATTAGGTCGTACCCGATatcgagggagacttggctcaCGGTCGacacagcggggcatcccgagcttggtctgGACGTCATTATATCGTACCCGAAgtcgagggagacttggctcgtGCTCGATCAGGCAGGAGAAAGGCGATTTGGTGGTAAAATCAGGGTCTCACGCCTTACTTTTTGATCCCGGAGCGCCTCGATTTGCCATTCGAGCtcttcgaccttcttgtcgagctctCCGCCTTGAAAAGTCGCCGTGGTGGTTGGTCCCGGTACTGAATGACCCGAGGTCGATCCAGCTTCAGAAGGCTGCGGCCTCCTATCCTGACGACTCTTCGGTGGCTCCCCCCGGGGGGACGCTCGGGAAGAACCCTGGTGACGACGCCTTTCCCCATTATTGATCCTCAAGGAACAATGGGGATCACGGCCTAGGGACACAGGCCCGTTTGGAGGGAGTGCTGATCGGATGTGGACTTGTGGAGGCGGCACAAGAGGGCCTCCCACTTGTTGCAAACTTTGGACTGCGGtggctagcgcttggacttgctgtaccagcaCATTGAATTGTTCAAGTTGGATTTGCGGAACTTGATCTGTCGGAGGCCTTGGTGGTGGATTCTGGACTGAGCGTCCAGGGCTTGGTGCACGATGCTTGGAAGCATTAGAAgctcctctgctccttagtcTCATGATCACGACTCGGTCCCCTTACTCTAGcatcaactgttgctggaaaatagacccgggggcgaccgcaAGCCGAGGAGGAGGCGCTTCTGCTGACGGCTGTCTCTGGCGGATTTGCAAAAAGCCTTTGGCCGGAggttccgatgcttaagtcagagaggggcTTTGGAGATAATGGAGATAAGGGAGATAAGGGAGATAATGGAGAGGTATTTTCTAGCCCGGGGAGAGGATTCCTTCCTAGAGTTTTCCCCTCTTTCTTATTGAAGGGGGTGTAGCAGTTACACGCAATCGGGCATGATTGCGCGAATCTTGGTTTAAATGAGTTACCTTAAACGGCCCGAGATTTCGGGCTAGCTGGCGATCAGTTGAGATTGCATGAATTTAAATATTGACAGCCGTTGAAGCAGAGATTGCAGGATTTAATCCTGGGTATGGAGGATTTGACAGTCCTTTCCTTAGGCGGACTGGCTTGACTGTTGGTGGAGTCGGGGTCGGCTCGAGGTCAATCGGGCTTTGCTCAATCGAGACCATGCATGCCGAAGTCATTCCTGCCAAAGTTATGCCTGCTGAGGTCATGCCTATCGAGGTCGTGCCTGCCCAGGTCGTGTTTGTTGATGCCGTGCTTGGCGAGGCCATCCTTATTGGGATTGCGCCTGTCGTCGGATTCAGGTGCTTTAATTGCatcttgtggggtggtccacttTCCCCCCCATCACATATAACTAGCATTCCTGATCCTCAAATACCTCTGATCTAGGGGAATGTTTGCTATAATAACAAAAGACGATCCTCTTTTCATCCATTTGGCTCCCATTTGAAGTTCATAAATGGTCCATTTGAAGGTTTTCTGAAGTCCAGTTCTATTAGCTGGATTATCTTTCACTACTTACATGCTTACAGATGACTAGGTTATGGATGCCTTGGATTATAGGCACACACATTGGCTATTAAATATTTTGGTTGAGATAACCTTCTGTTTTATGTTGAAGAAAGTGTTTGCGGGCTGTAAAACGTTGAAGATGTCTCAGCCATTCTTTACTTTTTCTCTCAACATATCTAACTATTTTTAGGTGCAATATGCAATAATGCTTTAATTTACTTTTTTCTCTTAGGCGTTACATTCATTTGTCTTTGCGGCTATTGCAATTTTTGCCCTTTTTTTCCAAGCCGCTATAGCTTAGTTCTCCTCATGATTGAATGATTGTGGCAGCTTCCATGGTGGGGTCTTGGGTTGCTATGTTTGTCGAAGAGAATccattccatatttattcttcGTCTCTTTAATGACTGTTTTGCAATGACCCTTCTCCACTGTTCCCTAGCTTTGCTTCTTTATCAAAAGTGGCATCTGGCTTTGATCATTTTCAGgtaatctttattttatttattatattttcttgttgatgattcaagcAGCATTGGGAATAACTCAACTAACTTATGCATTTCTCTTCGCATGTAAAAATATTGATgctatgattttatttttctgttgctTTCCCCTGATCACAGTGGTGCTGTATCAATTAAGATGAATGTGCTTCTTTATGCTCCCTCCTTGTTTCTACTCATGTTGAAGGTATACTGACTAACTAAAAGATATTGATGGGATGTCTTTGTTTACTGTTTTGTATTTAACACATGATGTGCTTAGAAACATTTTTGATGCAGGGTATGACTATTCAGGGGGTTTTTTCTGCCTTGCTGGGTGCTGCATCATTGCAGGTATATTTGCGCACATCTTAGTCTTGTTTTATCAGGTTAAGAAATTATATTATACAACTTTTGCTTGTATGTCTTCAGAATTTGTTGGGGCACTGATTATCCTTCTTCACTGGGATTTTTTAGAGAATCTTAACACTACTTGATACTGCGTTTGTTTGCATGCATTATAAGTTTGTATATCTCATGTATACCTTATACTACAGAAGCATATTTAATTGTTTATTACTATTTTCTGGTGGTAGTAGGCAATCTAGATATCTATGACTATGatgaattctttttcttttctctctctctctttttgtttgcTTGGGGTTGCCcttataaatcctcctttacattttattttagaaatttgCTTGCATTGCTAGCTATACCATTTTGTTTCTTTCAACTTCCATCCATgccaaattcttttctttttttcaactgCTTTATATAGGAGATTCTGATAAGTATAGGGATTAGATTTGTGCAAAGAATCaaacatctatatatatatatatatatagatgtttGATTCTTTGCACAAATCTAATCCCTATACTTATCAGAATCTCCTCATTTTACTTATATCATATCTCCTTATAGCCTTCTGTAACATTGTTCTCAATTGGTATAACTCATATGCTTCTTCTGATCTTATTCCTCATCTGATCTATCTTGGTTTTGCCCAATATACATCTTCATGTTTTCATCTCATGTGCTGGCCTTTCCACTATATTTCAAGTGATTATTTGTTTCAGTTTGACTCTTTGGTTTATATTTGGTGCTTTAGAGATAAATATAACTTTCTATATCACTTGtcctcttcctttttatctagtTGCTTTCCGGTTATGGGGGAATTTCATTACGCTGCTTCCTAGCTTTGTAAGCTTGAATTTTGATTATAAGATAGGTGTGGTTACCTACTAAATGGATTTTTAAGTTGAACGGGAAACTCCTGTTATCTTGTCTAAAGTTGCTATATCTAGAACTTGACTGCTGATGTCAGATGGATAGCCAAATCTTAAAAATCTGTGCAATTCTTTAGCGAATCTttcttatcttgctattgtGCTCCATAGCTGATTTGTTTTGATGCAAGGTTCAAAGACTCGGTTTTGGTTTTGGCTGGATAAACAAGTTTCATTCTTGATAGTTTTggctgaaaatcaattaaaatcagaGGAAATATAAATTACTAAATAGTTCAAGTTAAACATTAGTGTAAGATATATTGTATGGTTTGGGGATCTTTAGATGTATCATTTTGGTTGTTTTGCACTGAAACaacatttttccttgaaatAGATTATTAAAACCTAATATCGACAATTTAGATGTTAATGAGATTTGAGTTTCAGGATTGTCAAAGTTATGCGAAAAAATATTTAACTTCATCTAATCTCTTTGGAGACTAACACTAAAATGCTTCCAAATCTACTTACAACTCTTGTAATTTGAGCCTCATCTGGAAAACATGCTTCCCAACACATAAAGAAATAAAGAGGTGACAAAGAATTAGCAAAAATAGCTCATATATGCACTTAATTTGTCCCATAAGTTATTTCTGCCCAAAACTTTGACTGAACCTGTTTCCAATTGGTTTTGGCTAAAATCAACatgttttgattttgatattgGAGTTTGGGATGAAACCTTAAAACATCTTTTTGATGGGAGAAGATTTGTATGGTGGTAATGAATGATGACAGCATGCTGGGGCTTTCTATATTGCCCGATATATTGATCATGCAATGTTCTGGGCCTTACTATATGTCTTACAAAGTATTGATTTAATTCTGGAAAGGCATGTACCATTCACAACTCTCTAAAAGAACTCTCTGCTTCATACTGTTGTTTCTAATTTCATTAGATATGTACTTTGTCCACCTTTCTGTTGGTGTGTCCTTGTGTACAATATcaatataattatattacttATCACATGGTTTCTCATTGACCATCAACTTTGACTTGGGACTCATTTTTGTTACTGTTTCTGCTGAAATAAGCAATCCAATCTTCagtaaaaatatttatgatctgGTTATTGCTAAAATTGTCAAACTTAAAATATCTATGAAATAAGCAATCCAATTCTTGCTGATACATTTTAATACCTGTTATGAGACACAGTAAAAGTCTAATAATGCAAAAGATGTATGTCAAAACAGTGCAGGATTCTTAAATATTCTATAAGATTTCTTATCAATGCGGCAATATGGTTGGTACTTGGTAGTTTTGTAAATATATATTCTATATTCTGAAATGATGGGTCAATCTCATTGAGATAAGAAACAATTTAGAGCCTGAGATTTCTGAATTGGTTTTGACGGGCTTTATGGCTTAAACTTTAAAGATTTTTTCTATATGTTTTAGCATGGTGTAAGATTCAGTTTTGTCCATGATTACTACATTGTGGTTGATAATTTAGTATTATTTTTCTCATGCATTGTTTTCATTCTTCTAATAGAGAATTAGTTActttatttcttttatattttcctGTTTCTGAAAAGGTTAAGTGGATGTAACTATCTACTTGACAAGTTGCCAAAGTGATCAAGTATCAAGTTTAGAGCCATTTGTTtccatattttaaaaaaattaaataaagctTAGTTTGTTGAATAATTTGCAGATTCTTTTGGGTTTGCCTTTCTTGTTAACACATCCGATTGGGTACATTTCAAGAGCCTTCAATCTTGGACGCATCTTCATCCATTTCTGGTACACATATCCAGGCTTGAAACTTAACAGTTCTTTGTACAGCATATATGATGTTTCATTGAAATCTAGAACTTACCCAATAATAGTGATGTGAAGGAACCAAAACTCGTAGATAGCTTAGGCTTGGTTCAACAACAGGCCTATTCAAGCTTGTTCCTTCAGTTAAATAAGCCAAGGTCAAGATCCATTGTTAGGCTTGGCTTATAAGCCCACTGAGTTTGAACATAGCCTGCATGTAGAAATGATGAGATTTTGAGGCTAGTGTTGGGGCTCTGGTCATTTATATGTCTCATCACTTAGCTTGAATAGCTATGTCTGAGCAGCTTGAGCTGAAGCTGACCATATTGCTTACATGATTTAAATGAGCCTTAACAGCTCAAAGTTCTGGATGTTCGAACTATTTGTAGCCTTACCCAAAAGTAGTCTAGATTTCAAATAGTTCTAATCATAACTTGTGTACAGTATCTATCAACAAGGCTACATTTCCTTCAATGTCCATGTCCCTTCAATATTGGCATGCCAAGTACTCGTGTGTTGGAATGGTATCACAAGAGCCACATATCAGGTAACCAATAAGGGCACAATACGTGACAATGAAACGCATGCTTGCAATTTTCAAACTATATGGCATTGTGgctactttcttttattctcaTTGTTTGCTCCAAAACATGAGAAGTGACTTTGTTTTTCTTGAATTGCCTGCTTTAAGGGCTTGatgtttgctttttttttttggcatcttTTCCAGAAGTTCTTATTTATTTCTTATTGTGGCCATCTGTTGTTTCAATAACTACAAAGACTATTATCTTTTGTAAAATGTTCCTAtctaagctcaaatttcttgtgTGCCACATGTTATGTCCATCAATACTAATATTTTATCTTCTTGATAGAGGGACCATATGATTCCTTTTTGCATCTAAATGTTTTTGATGCATGAAATATGTGCATGGTGGTTCAACATTTGGTTATTTCTTGAGCTTGAGAAGCAAGTGTTAAAGTCAAGCCAACTATGCATTATTCTGCCAGCAGGGGTACCAGCCCATATGCATACACAGGTTATAAATTATATTACATAAGACTAACATTATATGAGAAATGCATGCTTGATTAAATCGGATGCTTCACTCCACTGGGACATCAAGTAGCATTGAGGAGGTAATTTTTATGCCCAGAACGTGAAAACCTTGCTCAGCTTCTTTCTTATGACATTGAAATACTAGATGTTATTAATGATGGAAATGGTATCGGTGTTAATTGTATTGTTGTCTACATAGTGTTCTGATATTTTATTGCAAATTGGGTTATAGATATAATGGCAGCTCTTGCTGAATCAAGATTGATTGCTTAATTGAAATGATCTCCAGGCATAAGCAAAGGTAGCAAACATTGTAAGTAATGGAAAGTGAAAAAGCTGGATAAAGACCTCAATGGAAGTGACCTTTTAAAGCACCTTGTGGCTTATGGGATCTTTCTAATGGAATGGGAATGAGATTCCATGTTTAGGTTTGTTCTAGGGCCTGAGCCTTTTGCCATGCATATTCTTCCATAGTCTGTAGAGGAGTTAAAGGACTGCTCATAGTGAAAGTAAGTTTGAAGGAAGCCAGGATGCTTAGGTTTGTTTCACTCACCAAAACATTAAGGTTTTGAAACATGCTTATGACTCTATCGATCAAGGTTTGATATAACAAGTATCCAGCCATGTAAATAGGACCATGGCAGGTGGCATACCTTAGAGGCAGCTATTATTAGAGGGAGGATTCATGGAAAGGGCATCCAGAGCTTCATTGTCCTACTGATTGACCTATGGTGCCACATCTACTAAAGACACCTGGCTCCTACTCATCTGCATCCTTCCTAATCTTTGCCACCTACTTTGTCATAGGTCAATCTTAGTTTAAGTGATTTCATAATGATtcattattttatcatttttcctATTCCTTGTGTCATAAATTCTTAATTTAGATTTCTTGCATCTTCCATTCATTTTTTGacacccccctccccccccccccccaaaaaaaaaatcattaaactTCTCTTGGCTGGAAAGTGTATGAGTTGCCAATTGAGTTTCATATCTTGTATTGCATATTATATTTCATATTACcacttagttgttaatgaatgCTGCCGTAAATTATGTAGGCATGCTtgcatctatttatttatttatttatgtatgtatttatttctttctcaaTTTGCATTATGTTGATCTAGATTTTTCAGCTACTCAAAATGATGATTACTGTCAAAATCTCCTGTaactgtttttcttttgtttcttatctGCGGTTTTTCTTTCTCCTAGAGTAATTTGAGCCCTAAATGGGAGATACATGCTTCTGATGTGCATACTTATCATGTGGAGTTTAAtcctttgcaagatgattattttcattttttttcaggtctgtaaattttaaatttgttcCAGAAGAAATTTTTGTATCAAAAGAATTTGCAAGTGCTTTGCTGCTGCTTCATCTTACCTTGCTTGGAGTATTTGCACATTATAGATGGTCACAGTGAGTACTCGAGCCTTGATGGTTGCTTATTTTCATcataattttcttctttttctcatgTCTTCTCTAATTTTTGAGTATTGATGCTGTCACATACCGATATTGTTTTGTCTACACAAGCAGTCTGGGTTTGTGACTTAAAAATCAAAGAACATTTTTTGTCTGGTGCAAGGTGTCATGATCTCTTCATAGCGCATATGTATAACaattaacaaaatatttttttttcattggtaattcttctcttttccccaatttatataatatttctaGCATGCGGTACTAACTTTTCTTGCTGTTGtcatctttcctttttcttaaatGTGCAAAATTAATTATTTAGTCTGTTGTTAGGTACTCCTTATGCAGAATtatctttacttgatcctcacACCCTGAGaactatatatgtatgcatgaatGAATGAAAGTGATATGTATATGGTGCCTATTTTATGTTAAGTAGTTGAATTTATTTAACAACCCTTGTGCGCAACATACCTGTAATGCAGATATGTCAGGAGGAGATTGGGGAACATGTTGGTCCACAAGATACTCGATGCAATCTGTATGGCAAAAGACTAATTTCTGGAGTCTGGCATATTCTCCATCTTCCTCTGACATCCTGCAAATGCAGACTGCAAACTTACCTATGAGAACAGCTCGACCCAGTGACAATTAGTTCTATCTACCATCTTTGAATATATTGAAGCACGGTTCATTTTTGCTCCATGTTATTGGACTTTTGGACAGCTTAGAGTATACTGACAGTGTCAGGCAATGGCAGGCATGAAGGAGGACTTTTCCATCTGTTGCATTCAAGACTGAGTAATGCTGTATCAAAACTTTTCTCTATTCGACAGTTTCTTTCTTGTGAATCAAGATTCAAAACTCTTAGTAGAGAACGTAAGCTTGGAGTTCTTTAAGATAAAGATTACAAGTGTGACAACATTTATTTTTGGTTAGTGTTTATGTAATCTAGTGAAACTGAAACTAAATTGTTTCTGATATTTACGCAGATATCACAACAGTAATGTTTGTTGGGAACTTCATCGGCATTGTGTGTGCTCGATCTCTGCATTACCAATTCTATTCATGGTAAGCATTACCAAATCAAAATTCATTAATCTATCATGAATTTGAAGACAACACTTTAAAGCACAGTGCATCTGTGAAAACTGATTGTAATGGGTGAAGATCCCTGTGTATAGCCATGATACTTATAATTTGTCAGAGGTAAAACTAACATTTATTCTTGCTTTGATATTTCTGCACAATTCAAAATTATCTCTGCActaatattttgttttattcCTATCAATTTTTTAAAGCTGGACCATTCATCAAACCGAAAATTGGAGGGGTCGTGTTTCACTAGTTCAATCATTAGGTCAACTAGAATCAAACCAAGACCTCATGATgatgtaataaaatatattaattattaatatataaattagattaaataagTGTATAATAAAATGTAGAACTAGATTTTGCTACACTTGAGTGGATCTCCACTCAGATCCAGTCAAGTCAGATCGGATGATGTGGGTCTAATATGTATATTCAATGTTCGCTGTCCGGTACCTGATTTGTATTGTTACCATCCTATTGCTATATCGTTATGCCCAGCATGGGGGCCAGTTCGGTACTGGTATAGTCAGTATGCACGGGTATTTACTGGTATGGTGAACATTGGGTATAT harbors:
- the LOC120106333 gene encoding dol-P-Man:Man(5)GlcNAc(2)-PP-Dol alpha-1,3-mannosyltransferase-like isoform X2; this encodes MPTCLRQVDGFLGGGRDYTKLEGDTGPLVYPAGFLYVYSAIKFITGGQVFPAQILFGILYIVNLGIILLIYIKNDTLPWWGLGLLCLSKRIHSIFILRLFNDCFAMTLLHCSLALLLYQKWHLALIIFSGAVSIKMNVLLYAPSLFLLMLKGMTIQGVFSALLGAASLQILLGLPFLLTHPIGYISRAFNLGRIFIHFWSVNFKFVPEEIFVSKEFASALLLLHLTLLGVFAHYRWSQHEGGLFHLLHSRLSNAVSKLFSIRQFLSCESRFKTLSREHITTVMFVGNFIGIVCARSLHYQFYSWYFYSLPFLLWKTPFPTSLRLVLFAAVELCWNIFPSNFYSSLLLLCIHLSILWGLWIAPSEYPYVDGKPSQTKEE
- the LOC120106333 gene encoding dol-P-Man:Man(5)GlcNAc(2)-PP-Dol alpha-1,3-mannosyltransferase-like isoform X1, with translation MAGVKSVGKKPCAALSGPTISKPLFASALLILDSILVSLIICYVPYTKIDWDAYMSQVDGFLGGGRDYTKLEGDTGPLVYPAGFLYVYSAIKFITGGQVFPAQILFGILYIVNLGIILLIYIKNDTLPWWGLGLLCLSKRIHSIFILRLFNDCFAMTLLHCSLALLLYQKWHLALIIFSGAVSIKMNVLLYAPSLFLLMLKGMTIQGVFSALLGAASLQILLGLPFLLTHPIGYISRAFNLGRIFIHFWSVNFKFVPEEIFVSKEFASALLLLHLTLLGVFAHYRWSQHEGGLFHLLHSRLSNAVSKLFSIRQFLSCESRFKTLSREHITTVMFVGNFIGIVCARSLHYQFYSWYFYSLPFLLWKTPFPTSLRLVLFAAVELCWNIFPSNFYSSLLLLCIHLSILWGLWIAPSEYPYVDGKPSQTKEE